Proteins from one Pagrus major chromosome 1, Pma_NU_1.0 genomic window:
- the vwa11 gene encoding von Willebrand factor A domain-containing protein 7 yields the protein MTSVLGTALLALALSGPTLAFVSIGGGASTHVSITGQALLQKVKETCQAVAEAAGHEFKPTGSSPEELVQACLGPTAAGEVSGAKFHSALQQIYTQNGLVDRDFVNSAPHHFNSEAFLEGRGLITEGMVAIKANILKKNFQAARETLGRVLHTLQDFYAHSNWVELGYTDPYINLIRPNHQLENLADVATATCSDCASGSCPNPILPDILKEKKLTSGYMGIFSAAKPQGKCSHGGAADLTSAAVPRGGISKDERRPDNVALYNAAVTMATAASLQLLEDIRLAAGDNNFLRMMGIARSSVVCIVIDTTGSMSDDIDEARAVIYEIIDSKKGTQDEPSEYILVPFNDPDFGPMIRTTDPDAMKREISKLKARGGGDPPEMCLSGLQLALTGAPASSHIYVFTDATAKDIYLKDTIIALIRSTKSTVSFFMTGRGAGRGARRRRSLRAASFEDYKDLALASGGQAIQVSKTQLPEATDVILDTSTSALVTVLQRARNPGKQETFSFVLDESMKNITIYITGTSITFTLTNPAGVSQSQNEASGKLGTVKTVGNLRRIRLNADKQTGTWKININSKEPYTLKITGQSTITFIYDFVESFKGPHPGYAVLSGRPQEGQPATLMLSVMGRKGPSSLTIGDVGLVTVSSPETVSNSTTTDMGNGGILVTVDAVPEGEFVIILSGTDKLSSSGFQRQSTTQMSVSKVNIQAVVDNSMEPGKAFTLPFSVMTQGSGGKFSIGAKNDRNFEMSYPTSLTLTPEQYANATLTITPPANTPSGTDVTLTMEAKSSNGLDSNYAVLRLSVVTKITDFVPPSCEVVGVRAADCPQDVSQCGPFQWELWAKLTDGNGTGIETVSLHQSNGNLTHTSLSAPVIQANYTASCCSQIVELVAVDKVGNVGKCYHSIEHSAGPPALTLSLPLWLCLLVSAFITGF from the exons ATGACTTCAGTGCTGGGCACAGCCCTGCTGGCTTTAGCCCTATCAGGGCCCACCTTGGCCTTTGTATCCATCGGGGGCGGGGCATCCACTCATGTCAGCATTACAGGACAGGCTCTGTTGcaaaaagtgaaagaaacatGTCAGGCTGTGGCTGAGGCAGCTGGTCATGAGTTCAAACCCACG GGTTCATCTCCTGAGGAGCTGGTCCAGGCCTGTCTAGGCCCCACAGCCGCAGGAGAAGTGTCTGGGGCCAAGTTTCACTCTGCTCTTCAACAAATCTACACGCAGAATGGACTGGTAGACCGTGACTTTGTCAACAG TGCTCCACACCACTTCAACTCAGAAGCCTTTCTGGAAGGACGTGGCCTAATCACGGAGGGCATGGTGGCCATTAAGGCTAACATTCTCAAGAAGAACTTCCAGGCTGCCAGGGAAACACTGGGCAGAGTCCTACATACACTACAG GACTTCTACGCCCATAGTAACTGGGTGGAGCTGGGATACACAGATCCATACATCAACCTTATACGCCCAAACCATCAACTGGAAAacctggcag ATGTCGCCACTGCCACCTGCAGTGACTGTGCCAGTGGATCATGCCCCAATCCCATCCTCCCCGACATCCTGAAGGAGAAGAAACTCACGTCAGGCTACATGGGAATCTTCTCTGCTGCCAAGCCTCAAG GTAAATGTAGCCATGGAGGTGCAGCTGACCTGACTAGCGCGGCAGTTCCTCGTGGAGGCATCAGCAAAGATGAGCGTCGCCCGGACAACGTGGCCCTCTACAATGCTGCAGTGACTATGGCCACAGCTGccagcctgcagctgctggaggacatcCGGTTAGCTGCCGGTGACAATAACTTTCTGAG AATGATGGGGATCGCTCGCTCCTCGGTCGTGTGCATTGTTATTGACACCACTGGCAGTATGTCAGATGACATCGATGAAGCCAGGGCGGTTATTTATGAAATAATTGATAGCAAAAAAGGAACACAGGATGAGCCGTCCGAGTACATTCTGGTACCTTTCAATGACCCCG ATTTTGGACCTATGATCAGAACAACAGACCCTGATGCGATGAAAAGAGAAATCTCTAAGCTCAAAGCCCGCGGAGGTGGTGATCCCCCTGAGATGTGCCTCTCAGGACTTCAG ttgGCTCTCACCGGTGCCCCTGCCTCCTCCCATATTTACGTTTTCACTGATGCTACAGCCAAAGACATCTACCTCAAGGACACTATTATTGCTCTCATCAGGAGCACCAAGTCAACT GTGTCATTTTTCATGACGGGGAGAGGTGCGGGGAGAGGTGCGAGGCGTCGTCGTTCCCTCAGAGCTGCTAGCTTTGAAGACTACAAGGACCTGGCTTTGGCCTCTGGAGGCCAGGCCATCCAAGTGTCTAAGACACAATTGCCTGAGGCCACAGATGTCATCCTTGACACATCCACTTCAGCTCTG GTGACAGTTCTTCAGCGAGCAAGGAACCCTGGAAAGCAGGAGACCTTTTCCTTTGTATTAGATGAATCTATGAAAAATATCACTATCTACATCACAGGAACATCCATTACTTTCACACTGACCAACCCTGCAG GTGTAAGCCAGAGCCAAAATGAGGCCAGCGGTAAACTGGGGACCGTAAAGACAGTGGGCAACCTGAGGAGAATTCGTCTCAATGCAGACAAGCAGACAGGAACCTGGAAGATAAATATAAACTCCAAAGAACCATACACACTTAAAATCACAG GCCAGAGTACCATCACCTTTATCTATGACTTTGTGGAAAGCTTCAAGGGACCTCATCCAGGTTACGCAGTCCTCAGTGGGCGTCCGCAAGAAG GCCAGCCAGCCACCCTGATGCTCTCAGTAATGGGCAGGAAAGGTCCATCCTCGCTGACTATTGGAGATGTCGGCCTGGTAACTGTATCTAGTCCTGAGACTGTGAGCAATAGCACAACAACTGACATGGGCAACGGAGGGATCTTGGTGACAGTCGATGCAGTCCCTGAGGGGGAGTTTGTTATCATTCTTAGTGGAACTGACAAACTGTCAAGCAGTGGATTTCAGAGGCAGTCTACCACCCAGATGTCTGTCTCCAAAGTGAATATTCAG GCTGTGGTAGACAACAGTATGGAGCCAGGGAAAGCTTTCACTCTTCCCTTCAGTGTCATGACCCAGGGCTCTGGTGGTAAATTCTCCATTGGGgccaaaaatgacagaaacttTGAAATGTCCTACCCAACGAG CCTCACACTGACACCTGAACAATATGCGAATGCTACTTTGACCATTACGCCACCTGCCAACACACCATCGGGCACTGATGTCACTCTGACTATGGAGGCCAAGTCGTCCAATGGTCTTGACTCCAATTACGCCGTTTTGAGATTGTCTGTTGTTACCAAG ATTACAGATTTTGTTCCGCCTTCGTGTGAAGTGGTTGGTGTGCGGGCTGCTGATTGTCCTCAAGATGTGTCCCAGTGTGGACCTTTCCAGTGGGAACTCTGGGCCAAGCTTACTGATGGAAACGGCACCGGGATAGAGACAGTTTCCCTGCACCAGAGCAATGGAAACTTGACACACACCTCCCTGAGTGCTCCTGTCATTCAGGCAAACTACACAGCCTCCTGCTGCTCACAGATTGTTGAGTTGGTAGCTGTGGATAAAGTTGGCAATGTGGGGAAGTGTTATCATTCCATTGAACACTCTGCTGGTCCTCCTGCTTTAACCCTGTCACTGCCACTGTGGTTGTGCCTGCTGGTATCTGCCTTCATAACAGGGTTTTAA